The Scomber scombrus chromosome 5, fScoSco1.1, whole genome shotgun sequence genome window below encodes:
- the LOC133980524 gene encoding tyrosine-protein kinase receptor UFO: MESGDVSKMTALLIKRVFRCHLLSRKTISGSKWSFLILIAILSAWPITAGTLTDLEFERSPTTVISSLGKPVKMHCALKGRGGEEEDPPDVIWMRDGVALPYADTNQFQGHTGSNSWKIMSTLSIEKVQLQDMGSYRCAVLTEGHNTFSDEGGIQLEGLPHFSMEPQHMSVVANISLSLRCVAHGPPEPVKVIWLQNGAPLNSLTDPVALSPSTLNLTGLNRTSTFSCEAHNGKGVATSGSGTITVLPSQPQNVRAVNITQTSLRLSWQPGFGGDYPIIRCSVQAKRAGETFTAGPDEMIHNQNVNIPPATHLIGDLEPHSRYAVRVACHSSQGPSDWSLWVELQTLEGVPENPPVNVTAVLNGTEVLLMWEEPPGKLNGDLQGYKVEYSTPSTRQTVLNTTLDTELSINLSLPLSNVTFRVCAYTGAGQGPWTPTQTLTLIAPEMEEFRGLSSPPAFSWHWWYVVMAIAGAVAIAVLMAVYVAKLRRKETRFGEAFEPMMESGELVVRYRARRTYSRRTTEATLNSLGISDELKQKLQDVMVDRHKLTLGKTLGEGEFGSVMEGLLTQEESVLKVAVKTMKIAICTRSEMEDFLREAACMKEFDHPNVMRLLGVCLQTVESEGYPSPVVILPYMKHGDLHSYLLYSRLGDCPVYLPSQMLVKFMTDIARGMEYLSNKNFIHRDLAARNCMLNENMNVCVADFGLSKKIYNGDYYRQGRISKMPVKWIAIESLADRVYTTKSDVWSFGVTMWEIATRGQTPYPGVENSEIYDYLRQGNRLKQPPDCLDSIYALMFSCWLLSPKDRPSFESLRCELEKTLEDLPDTQDPDEILYVNMDESSMELGAVGGRDPIGGPSPLCLKGLDSVTTVEVHHPNRYVLCPQHETNRALSDSMESLDMPVSSSTATLPLQPSCRSTPNATPAPTPTVELLEDMETSRKMPWQ; encoded by the exons ATGGAGTCCGGTGATGTTTCCAAGATGACTGCTCTTCTCATCAAGCGCGTTTTCAGATGTCATCTCCTGTCAAGAAAAACCATAAGCGGGTCTAAATGGTCGTTTTTGATCCTCATCGCCATTTTATCCGCTTGGCCAATAACCGCAGGCACACTGACAG ATTTGGAGTTTGAGCGGAGTCCAACTACTGTCATCTCTTCCCTGGGAAAACCTGTCAAGATGCACTGCGCCCTGAAGGGTAGAGGGGGCGAGGAAGAAGACCCCCCTGACGTCATTTGGATGAGAGATGGTGTGGCGCTTCCGTATGCCGACACCAACCAGTTCCAAGGCCACACCGGCAGCAACAGTTGGAAGATCATGAGCACGCTCAG TATTGAAAAGGTCCAGCTTCAAGACATGGGCTCCTATCGATGTGCTGTTCTAACAGAAGGCCACAACACTTTTTCTGATGAGGGGGGCATTCAGTTGGAGG GCCTTCCTCACTTCTCCATGGAGCCTCAGCACATGTCCGTAGTGGCCAACATCTCTCTGAGTCTGCGATGTGTGGCCCACGGACCTCCAGAGCCAGTCAAAGTCATCTGGTTGCAGAACGGCGCTCCTCTAAACTCCCTGACAGACCCGGTGGCCCTGTCGCCCTCCACACTCAACCTCACAG GTTTGAACAGGACCAGCACTTTTTCTTGTGAGGCCCATAATGGCAAGGGTGTGGCTACCTCTGGATCTGGTACCATCACTG ttcTCCCATCCCAGCCTCAGAATGTGAGAGCTGTAAACATCACTCAGACTTCTCTCCGTTTGTCATGGCAGCCTGGTTTTGGAGGCGACTACCCAATAATCCGTTGCTCTGTTCAG GCCAAACGAGCGGGCGAGACCTTCACGGCAGGCCCAGATGAGATGATCCACAACCAAAATGTGAACATCCCACCAGCCACGCACCTCATCGGGGACCTGGAGCCCCACAGCCGCTACGCTGTCAGGGTGGCCTGTCACAGCAGCCAGGGCCCGTCTGATTGGTCTCTCTGGGTGGAGCTACAAACATTAGAAGGAG TGCCAGAAAACCCACCAGTTAACGTGACAGCGGTTCTAAATGGGACAGAGGTGCTGCTTATGTGGGAGGAGCCTCCAGGGAAGCTGAACGGAGACCTACAGGGCTACAAGGTTGAGTACAGCACACCGTCCACACGGCAG ACTGTTTTGAATACTACATTGGACacagagctgtcaatcaatctGTCTCTCCCCTTGTCCAATGTGACCTTTCGAGTGTGTGCCTATACAGGGGCGGGGCAAGGACCCTGGACCCCTACACAGACTCTGACCCTTATTGCTCCCG AAATGGAGGAATTTAGAG GTCTGTCGTCGCCCCCAGCCTTTTCCTGGCACTGGTGGTATGTGGTGATGGCCATCGCCGGCGCCGTAGCCATAGCTGTGCTCATGGCTGTTTACGTGGCCAAGCTGCGGCGCAAGGAGACACGCTTTGG AGAGGCGTTTGAGCCCATGATGGAGAGCGGGGAGCTGGTGGTCAGGTACCGCGCTCGCCGCACATACAGCCGTAGGACAACAGAGGCAACAC tGAACAGCCTGGGCATCAGTGACGAGCTGAAGCAGAAGCTCCAAGATGTGATGGTGGACAGACATAAACTAACCCTAGGAAAGACCCTGGGAGAAG GAGAGTTCGGCTCTGTGATGGAAGGGTTGCTGACTCAGGAGGAGTCGGTTCTCAAAGTCGCAGTTAAGACTATGAAGA TCGCCATCTGTACTCGCTCAGAGATGGAAGATTTTCTCCGTGAGGCCGCCTGCATGAAGGAGTTTGACCATCCCAACGTCATGAGGCTTCTGG gtgtgtgtctgcagactGTGGAGAGTGAAGGTTACCCCTCCCCTGTGGTCATCCTGCCTTATATGAAACACGGAGACTTGCACAGTTATCTGCTATACTCAAGGCTTGGAGACTGTCCTGTG TACCTCCCGTCTCAAATGCTGGTAAAGTTCATGACGGATATCGCCCGAGGAATGGAATACCTCAGCAACAAGAACTTCATCCACAGAGACCTCGCTGCTCGCAACTGCAT gcTGAATGAGAATATGAACGTATGCGTGGCCGACTTTGGCCTCTCCAAGAAGATCTACAACGGAGATTACTACAGGCAGGGACGGATCTCCAAGATGCCTGTCAAATGGATTGCCATCGAAAGCCTGGCTGACCGCGTCTACACCACAAAGAGTGATGTG tggtCATTTGGAGTCACCATGTGGGAGATCGCCACGCGGGGCCAGACGCCGTACCCTGGAGTTGAAAACAGTGAGATTTATGATTACTTGAGGCAGGGTAACCGTCTCAAACAGCCTCCGGACTGTCTGGACAGCAT CTACGCCCTGATGTTCTCCTGCTGGCTGCTCAGCCCCAAGGATCGCCCATCGTTCGAGTCCCTGCGCTGCGAGCTGGAAAAGACCCTCGAGGATCTGCCAGACACCCAAGACCCAGACGAGATCTTGTACGTCAACATGGACGAGTCTTCCATGGAGCTCGGGGCTGTCGGCGGCCGTGACCCCATTGGTGGGCCGTCCCCTCTGTGCCTGAAGGGCCTGGACTCTGTGACCACAGTGGAGGTCCACCACCCGAACCGCTACGTCCTCTGCCCCCAACATGAAACCAACCGTGCCCTCTCTGACTCCATGGAGAGTCTGGACATGCCGGTGTCATCCTCCACAGCCACGCTGCCTCTACAACCGTCCTGCCGCTCCACTCCCAACGCCACCCCAGCTCCAACCCCGACGGTAGAGCTGCTGGAGGACATGGAAACATCCAGGAAAATGCCCTGGCAATGA